The following coding sequences are from one Streptomyces sp. V3I7 window:
- a CDS encoding HU family DNA-binding protein has translation MNKAQLVEAIADKMGGRQQAADAVDAVLDAIVRSVVAGDRVSVTGFGSFEKVDRPARYARNPQTGERVRVKKTSVPRFRAGQGFKDLVSGTKKLPRGGEVAVKKAPKGSLTGGAAATVKKAAAKKAAGKKAAAKKTTAKKAPAKKTTAAAKKTTAKKAPAKKATAKTTAAKKTTAKKAAAKKAPAKKVTAKKAPAKKSTARKTTAKKATAR, from the coding sequence GTGAACAAGGCGCAGCTCGTAGAAGCGATTGCCGACAAGATGGGGGGCCGCCAGCAGGCCGCCGACGCTGTCGACGCGGTCCTGGACGCCATCGTCCGCTCGGTCGTCGCGGGCGACCGGGTCTCGGTCACCGGCTTCGGATCTTTCGAGAAGGTGGACCGCCCCGCCCGCTACGCCCGTAATCCCCAGACGGGCGAGCGGGTTCGGGTCAAGAAGACCTCGGTGCCCCGCTTCCGCGCCGGCCAGGGCTTCAAGGACCTGGTGAGCGGCACCAAGAAGCTCCCCCGAGGCGGCGAGGTCGCCGTCAAGAAGGCGCCCAAGGGCAGCCTGACCGGGGGCGCCGCCGCGACGGTCAAGAAGGCCGCCGCGAAGAAGGCCGCGGGCAAGAAGGCCGCGGCGAAGAAGACGACCGCGAAGAAGGCCCCGGCCAAGAAGACCACGGCCGCCGCGAAGAAGACGACCGCGAAGAAGGCCCCCGCGAAGAAGGCCACCGCCAAGACCACGGCCGCGAAGAAGACCACGGCCAAGAAGGCGGCGGCCAAGAAGGCCCCGGCGAAGAAGGTCACGGCCAAGAAGGCCCCGGCCAAGAAGTCGACGGCGCGCAAGACCACCGCCAAGAAGGCCACCGCCCGCTAG
- the cofC gene encoding 2-phospho-L-lactate guanylyltransferase has protein sequence MQWTLVIPVKPLARAKSRLSGTAGDGLRPVLALAFAQDTVAAALTCPAVRDVAVVTDDALAGRELAALGARIVSGEPGGGLNAALAHAAGVVRVARPQSPVATLNADLPALRPAELSRVLDAAAEFPRAFLPDAAEIGTTVLAVTPGRELRPAFGIDSRVRHRASGAVELGLDEVDSVRQDVDTGADLRTALALGVGPHTAAAAARLLIPGPQGRQ, from the coding sequence GTGCAGTGGACCTTGGTCATCCCCGTGAAGCCCCTGGCTCGGGCCAAGAGCAGGCTCTCCGGCACCGCGGGTGACGGACTCCGCCCGGTGCTGGCCCTCGCGTTCGCCCAGGACACGGTGGCGGCGGCGCTGACCTGCCCCGCGGTGCGGGATGTGGCGGTCGTCACGGACGACGCCCTGGCCGGCCGTGAACTGGCGGCGCTGGGCGCCCGCATCGTCTCCGGCGAACCGGGCGGAGGCCTCAACGCGGCCCTCGCGCACGCCGCGGGCGTCGTCCGCGTCGCCCGTCCGCAATCCCCGGTGGCGACCCTGAACGCCGATCTCCCGGCACTGCGTCCCGCGGAATTGTCCCGGGTTCTGGATGCCGCGGCGGAATTCCCGCGCGCATTTCTTCCGGATGCCGCGGAAATAGGAACAACGGTACTGGCGGTGACTCCGGGGCGGGAATTGCGGCCCGCATTCGGTATCGATTCCCGGGTCCGTCATCGCGCGTCGGGGGCCGTGGAACTCGGGCTCGACGAGGTGGATTCGGTACGGCAGGACGTGGACACCGGCGCGGATCTGCGGACGGCGCTGGCGCTGGGCGTGGGCCCGCACACGGCGGCCGCGGCCGCCCGGCTGCTGATCCCGGGCCCGCAGGGCAGGCAGTAG
- a CDS encoding 1-acyl-sn-glycerol-3-phosphate acyltransferase translates to MPRRRIGFWYRFAAVICKPPLVVLLKRDWRGMENMPADGGFITVVNHNSHVDPFAYAHYQYNTGRVPRFLAKSGLFRKGFVGAAMRGTGQIPVYRESTDALSAFRAAIDAVDRGECVAFYPEGTLTRDPDGWPMTAKTGAARVALQTKCPVIPVAQWGCNELLPPYAKKPDLWPRKTHHVLAGPPVDLSRFYDREMTAELLKEVTEVLMAAITRHLEEIRGEKAPATPYDPRRERIEQRRRTQAQAVRETQTVREGDGGK, encoded by the coding sequence GTGCCCCGCCGCAGAATCGGCTTCTGGTACCGCTTCGCCGCGGTGATCTGCAAACCACCCCTTGTGGTTCTGCTCAAGCGGGACTGGCGTGGAATGGAGAACATGCCGGCCGACGGCGGGTTCATCACGGTGGTGAACCACAATTCCCATGTGGATCCCTTCGCGTACGCCCACTATCAGTACAACACCGGCCGGGTTCCCCGATTCCTGGCCAAGAGCGGGCTTTTCAGGAAGGGCTTCGTCGGCGCCGCGATGCGCGGCACCGGGCAGATCCCCGTCTACCGCGAGAGCACCGACGCGCTGAGCGCCTTCCGCGCCGCGATCGACGCCGTGGACCGCGGCGAGTGCGTCGCCTTCTACCCCGAGGGCACCCTCACCCGCGACCCGGACGGCTGGCCCATGACCGCCAAGACCGGTGCCGCGCGCGTGGCCCTGCAGACCAAGTGCCCGGTGATTCCCGTCGCCCAGTGGGGCTGCAACGAACTCCTGCCGCCGTACGCGAAGAAGCCCGACCTGTGGCCGCGCAAGACGCACCACGTGCTCGCCGGCCCGCCGGTGGACCTTTCGCGCTTCTACGACCGGGAGATGACCGCGGAACTCCTCAAGGAGGTCACCGAGGTCCTCATGGCCGCCATCACGCGCCACCTGGAGGAGATCCGCGGCGAGAAGGCGCCCGCGACGCCCTACGACCCGCGCCGCGAGCGGATCGAGCAGCGGCGCCGGACGCAGGCGCAGGCCGTGCGGGAGACGCAGACGGTCCGGGAAGGGGACGGCGGCAAGTGA
- a CDS encoding NAD(P)H-dependent glycerol-3-phosphate dehydrogenase, giving the protein MSKSVKATVFSAGSWGTAFGMVLADAGCEVTLWARRPEVAEAINSTRMNPDYFPGIELPENLRATTDPAEAAAGADFTVLSVPSQTLRANLADWVPLLAPDTVLVSLMKGVELGTTMRMSEVIEDVAKVGQDRIAVVTGPNLAREIAARMPAAAVVACTDEAVAQRLQAACHTPYFRPYTNTDVVGCELGGAVKNVIGLAVGIADGMGLGDNAKGSLITRGLAETTRLGVALGADPLTFSGLAGLGDLVATCSSPLSRNHTFGTNLGKGMTLQETIAVTRQTAEGVKSCESVLDLARRHGVDMPITETVVGIVHEGKPPVVALKELMSRSAKPERR; this is encoded by the coding sequence GTGAGCAAGTCTGTCAAGGCGACGGTCTTCAGCGCCGGTTCGTGGGGTACGGCGTTCGGCATGGTGCTGGCCGACGCCGGGTGCGAGGTCACCCTGTGGGCCCGCCGTCCGGAGGTCGCCGAGGCGATCAACTCGACGCGGATGAACCCCGACTACTTCCCCGGCATCGAACTCCCGGAGAACCTGCGGGCCACCACCGACCCCGCCGAGGCCGCCGCCGGCGCCGACTTCACCGTCCTGTCGGTGCCGTCGCAGACGCTGCGCGCCAACCTCGCGGATTGGGTGCCGCTGCTGGCGCCGGACACGGTCCTCGTCTCCCTGATGAAGGGAGTCGAACTCGGCACCACCATGCGGATGAGCGAGGTCATCGAGGACGTCGCCAAGGTCGGCCAGGACCGCATCGCCGTGGTCACCGGGCCCAACCTGGCCCGCGAGATCGCCGCGCGGATGCCCGCCGCCGCCGTGGTCGCCTGCACCGACGAGGCCGTCGCCCAGCGGCTCCAGGCCGCCTGCCACACGCCGTACTTCCGCCCATACACCAACACCGACGTCGTCGGCTGCGAACTCGGCGGCGCCGTCAAGAACGTGATCGGGCTCGCGGTCGGCATCGCCGACGGCATGGGGCTCGGCGACAACGCCAAGGGCTCGCTCATCACGCGCGGGCTCGCGGAGACCACCCGGCTCGGAGTCGCGCTCGGCGCCGACCCGCTGACCTTCTCCGGACTCGCGGGTCTGGGCGACCTGGTGGCCACCTGCTCCTCGCCGCTCTCCCGCAACCACACCTTCGGCACCAACCTCGGCAAGGGCATGACCCTGCAGGAGACCATCGCGGTCACCAGGCAGACCGCCGAGGGCGTCAAGTCCTGCGAGTCCGTGCTGGATCTGGCCCGCCGGCACGGCGTCGACATGCCGATCACGGAGACGGTCGTCGGCATCGTCCACGAGGGCAAGCCGCCGGTGGTCGCCCTCAAGGAGCTGATGTCGCGCAGCGCGAAGCCCGAGCGACGCTGA
- a CDS encoding D-alanine--D-alanine ligase family protein yields MSTENLPQSPEQPSRKPRVAVVFGGRSSEHGISVVTAGAVLNAIDRETYDVLPIGITRDGRWALTADEPARMAISDRRTPDVEQLAESGAGAVVLPLDPGNREVVVSEPGSVPKALGEVDVVFPVLHGPYGEDGTLQGLLELSGVPYVGAGVLASAVGQDKEYMKRVFTSFGLKVGPYVVIRPREWARDESAARKKIVDFAGEHGWPLFVKPARAGSSIGITKVDDLSGLDEAIAEAQRHDPKIIVEAALRGREIECGVLEFEDGPRASLPSEIPSPETHAYYDFEAKYIDSTPGIVPAPLTEEETAEVRRLAVDAFEAASCEGLVRADFFLTEDGEFVINEINTMPGMTPISMYPKMWEATGIGYPELIDLLVRAALRRSTGLR; encoded by the coding sequence ATGAGCACCGAGAACCTCCCCCAGAGCCCTGAGCAGCCGTCTCGCAAGCCGCGCGTGGCCGTCGTGTTCGGCGGCCGCAGCTCCGAACACGGGATCTCCGTGGTCACCGCCGGCGCCGTCCTGAACGCCATCGACCGGGAGACGTACGACGTCCTGCCGATCGGCATCACCCGGGACGGCCGTTGGGCCCTCACCGCCGACGAGCCCGCGCGCATGGCCATCAGCGACCGCCGTACGCCCGACGTCGAGCAGCTCGCCGAGTCCGGCGCGGGCGCCGTGGTGCTCCCGCTCGACCCGGGCAACCGCGAGGTCGTCGTCAGCGAGCCCGGCTCCGTGCCCAAGGCCCTCGGCGAGGTCGACGTGGTCTTCCCGGTGCTGCACGGCCCGTACGGCGAGGACGGCACCCTCCAGGGCCTCCTGGAACTCTCCGGCGTCCCGTACGTGGGCGCGGGTGTGCTCGCCTCGGCCGTCGGCCAGGACAAGGAGTACATGAAGCGGGTGTTCACCTCCTTCGGGCTCAAGGTCGGCCCGTACGTGGTGATCCGGCCGCGCGAGTGGGCACGGGACGAGTCCGCCGCCCGCAAGAAGATCGTCGACTTCGCCGGTGAGCACGGCTGGCCGCTGTTCGTGAAGCCCGCGCGCGCGGGCTCGTCGATCGGCATCACCAAGGTCGACGACCTCTCCGGCCTGGACGAGGCGATCGCCGAGGCCCAGCGGCACGACCCGAAGATCATCGTGGAGGCCGCGCTGCGCGGCCGCGAGATCGAGTGCGGCGTCCTGGAGTTCGAGGACGGCCCGCGCGCCTCCCTGCCCTCCGAGATCCCCTCGCCCGAGACGCACGCTTACTACGACTTCGAGGCGAAGTACATCGACTCGACGCCCGGCATCGTCCCCGCCCCGCTGACGGAGGAGGAGACCGCCGAGGTGCGGCGCCTCGCCGTGGACGCCTTCGAGGCCGCCTCCTGCGAGGGCCTGGTCCGCGCGGACTTCTTCCTCACCGAGGACGGCGAGTTCGTCATCAACGAGATCAACACGATGCCCGGCATGACGCCGATCTCGATGTACCCCAAGATGTGGGAGGCGACGGGCATCGGCTACCCCGAGCTGATCGATCTCCTGGTGCGGGCCGCGCTGCGCAGGTCCACCGGGCTGCGTTGA
- a CDS encoding DUF3515 domain-containing protein, with product MNIFRHRPLGLPALTLLLAVAGCSAADDSPAVAAPRPDAKTAGMCRNLHQELPGTLDGQRRDDPAPRSAYTAAWGSPAIILRCGVERPARMRDPEADGVEVNGVGWLLVKRDDGSFRFTTTLRAAYVEVTLPKERTAHGLTPLIGLAEPIKKAIPEGIARSH from the coding sequence GTGAACATCTTCCGTCACCGGCCTCTCGGCCTGCCCGCGCTGACCCTGCTGCTCGCCGTCGCGGGCTGCTCCGCGGCGGACGACAGCCCCGCCGTGGCGGCTCCCCGCCCGGACGCGAAGACCGCCGGGATGTGCCGGAACCTGCACCAGGAGCTGCCGGGCACGCTGGACGGGCAGCGCCGCGACGACCCCGCGCCCCGGTCCGCCTACACGGCTGCCTGGGGAAGCCCGGCGATCATACTGCGCTGCGGTGTCGAGCGGCCCGCGAGGATGCGGGACCCCGAGGCCGACGGCGTCGAGGTGAACGGCGTCGGCTGGCTGCTGGTGAAGCGGGACGACGGATCGTTCCGCTTCACCACCACGCTGCGCGCGGCCTACGTCGAGGTGACGCTTCCCAAGGAGCGCACCGCGCACGGGCTGACGCCCCTGATCGGCCTCGCCGAGCCCATCAAGAAGGCGATCCCCGAAGGGATCGCCCGCTCTCACTGA
- a CDS encoding Lrp/AsnC family transcriptional regulator, with protein MVQAYILIQTEVGKASTVAETISKIPGVIQAEDVTGPYDVIVRAQADTVDDLGRMVVAKVQQVDGITRTLTCPVVHI; from the coding sequence GTGGTACAGGCGTACATCCTGATCCAGACGGAGGTCGGCAAGGCGTCGACCGTCGCCGAGACGATCAGCAAGATCCCCGGAGTCATCCAGGCCGAGGACGTGACGGGACCCTACGACGTCATCGTGCGCGCCCAGGCGGACACCGTCGACGACCTGGGTCGCATGGTGGTCGCCAAGGTCCAGCAAGTGGACGGCATCACCCGTACCTTGACCTGCCCGGTCGTGCATATCTAG
- a CDS encoding thiamine-phosphate kinase, giving the protein MKGTVGELGEFGLIRELTSRLTTTSAVRVGPGDDAAVVAAPDRRVVASTDILLEGRHFRRDWSTAYDVGRKAAAQNLADIAAMGAVPTALLLGLVVPAELPVTWPTELMDGLRDECQVAGASVVGGDVVRGDTIMVSITALGDLRGQEPVTRAGAQPGDIVAVTGWLGWSAAGYAVLSRGFRSPRAFVEAHRRPEPPYFAGPAAAALGATAMCDVSDGLIADLGHIAESSKVRIDIRSGAIDIPTQMNDIGQAVGVDPIQWVLTGGEDHAIVATFPPDVKLPARWKVIGEVLNPSALPLVTVDGAPWASKGGWDHFGDIES; this is encoded by the coding sequence ATGAAGGGCACTGTTGGTGAGCTCGGGGAGTTCGGGCTCATCAGGGAGCTCACCTCCCGTCTGACGACCACCTCGGCGGTCCGGGTCGGCCCCGGCGACGACGCCGCCGTGGTCGCGGCGCCCGACCGGCGGGTGGTGGCCAGCACCGACATCCTGCTGGAGGGGCGGCACTTCCGCCGGGACTGGTCCACGGCGTACGACGTGGGACGCAAGGCGGCCGCGCAGAACCTCGCGGACATCGCCGCGATGGGCGCCGTGCCGACCGCGCTGCTGCTCGGCCTGGTCGTCCCCGCCGAACTCCCGGTCACCTGGCCGACCGAGCTGATGGACGGCCTGCGCGACGAGTGCCAGGTCGCCGGCGCCTCCGTGGTCGGCGGCGACGTCGTGCGCGGCGACACCATCATGGTGTCGATCACCGCGCTCGGTGATCTGCGCGGCCAGGAGCCGGTGACGCGGGCGGGCGCGCAGCCGGGCGACATAGTCGCCGTGACCGGCTGGCTGGGCTGGTCCGCCGCCGGGTACGCGGTGCTCTCCCGCGGCTTCCGCTCGCCCCGCGCCTTCGTCGAGGCCCACCGGCGCCCGGAACCGCCGTACTTCGCGGGTCCCGCGGCGGCGGCGCTGGGCGCGACCGCCATGTGCGACGTGAGCGACGGGCTGATCGCGGACCTCGGGCACATCGCCGAGTCCAGCAAGGTCCGTATCGACATCCGCTCCGGCGCGATCGACATCCCCACCCAGATGAACGACATCGGGCAGGCCGTCGGCGTCGACCCGATCCAGTGGGTGCTGACCGGGGGAGAGGACCACGCGATCGTGGCGACCTTCCCGCCGGACGTGAAACTGCCCGCGCGCTGGAAGGTCATCGGCGAGGTCCTCAACCCCTCGGCGCTGCCCCTGGTGACCGTCGACGGCGCACCCTGGGCCAGCAAGGGCGGCTGGGACCACTTCGGAGACATCGAGTCATGA
- the thiD gene encoding bifunctional hydroxymethylpyrimidine kinase/phosphomethylpyrimidine kinase, whose product MSASAPPTALTVAGSDSGGGAGIQADLKTMLALGVHGMSVVTAVTAQNSLGVQGAWELPVEAVRAQYRSVVDDIGVRAVKTGMLATAELVEAVAELLAATDAPIVVDPVGVSKHGDALLAASALESVRKKLLPVATVATPNLDEVTQLTGVRVESEDQLREAAAAVLAYGPRWALIKGGHLPGEAVDLLTDGREEHWLRAPRHDNRHTHGTGCTLASAIAAGLAKGLSVPDAVREAKEYVTGAIAAGFALGGGIGPVDHGWRFRGR is encoded by the coding sequence ATGAGTGCGTCCGCCCCTCCCACCGCGCTCACCGTGGCCGGCTCCGACTCCGGCGGCGGCGCCGGGATCCAGGCCGACCTGAAGACGATGCTGGCGCTCGGCGTGCACGGCATGAGCGTCGTCACCGCCGTGACCGCGCAGAACTCCCTCGGCGTCCAGGGCGCTTGGGAACTGCCAGTGGAGGCGGTGCGGGCCCAGTACCGCAGCGTCGTGGACGACATCGGCGTACGGGCCGTGAAGACCGGCATGCTCGCCACCGCGGAACTCGTCGAGGCGGTCGCCGAATTGCTCGCGGCGACGGACGCGCCCATCGTCGTGGACCCGGTCGGCGTCTCCAAGCACGGGGACGCGCTGCTGGCCGCCTCGGCGCTGGAGTCGGTGCGGAAGAAGCTGCTGCCGGTGGCGACCGTGGCCACCCCGAACCTGGACGAGGTGACGCAGCTCACCGGCGTACGGGTCGAGTCGGAGGACCAGTTGCGCGAGGCCGCGGCGGCCGTGCTGGCGTACGGGCCGCGCTGGGCGCTGATCAAGGGCGGGCATCTGCCCGGAGAGGCCGTCGATCTGCTGACCGACGGCCGCGAGGAGCACTGGCTGCGGGCACCGCGCCACGACAACCGGCACACGCACGGCACCGGCTGCACGCTCGCCTCGGCGATCGCGGCCGGGCTGGCGAAGGGACTGTCCGTGCCGGATGCGGTGCGGGAGGCGAAGGAGTACGTGACCGGCGCCATCGCGGCCGGCTTCGCGCTCGGCGGCGGGATCGGGCCGGTGGACCACGGGTGGCGCTTCCGCGGGAGGTGA
- the rpmB gene encoding 50S ribosomal protein L28, whose amino-acid sequence MAANCDVCGKGPGFGNNISHSHRRTSRRWNPNIQRVRTVVSGTPKRVNACTSCIKAGKVSR is encoded by the coding sequence GTGGCTGCCAACTGCGACGTCTGTGGCAAGGGGCCGGGCTTCGGCAACAACATCTCGCACTCGCACCGCCGTACGTCCCGCCGCTGGAACCCGAACATCCAGCGTGTGCGTACCGTGGTGAGCGGGACGCCGAAGCGCGTGAACGCTTGCACCTCGTGCATCAAGGCCGGCAAGGTCTCGCGCTGA
- a CDS encoding DAK2 domain-containing protein — translation MAQVPQTFFDALAVRTWCGHALRALGRARAEIDAINVYPVADGDTGTNLYLTLESGAVAVEAVFSGYEAFDGSRAFDGSEAGTDETARPSLAEAVRAMAHGSLIGARGNSGTILAQLLRGMAQVLAADSETSGDVTHADGPGLRLALRHAADSARQAVAHPVEGTVLSVASAAADAVEGAEGDCGAVARAAYEGACAALAATPGQLAVLERAGVVDAGGRGLVVVLAALVETFTGQAPGPVQETYARVEPLSGSAAAAEGCGDDGAQAGGPAFEVIYLLEADDDAVARLRRRLDALGDSLVVVGGDGLWNVHVHVDDAGAAVEAGVEAGRPYRIRITHFGLGDVHTQGGERPVRERAQRAVVAVVPGEGLAGLYAEADATTVLARPGEPPVSGELVAAVRRAHAREVVLLPNDADLRDTAAAAAEQARAEGIRVALIPTRSAVQGIAALAVHEPERRFDEDVVAMTSAAGATRYAEVTVAERESWTMAGICQAGDVLGLIEGDVAVIGSDVTAIAETVLDRMLQAGGELVTIVLGDETPDSVADRLEARVRESYLAVDTVVYRGGRQGALLLIGVE, via the coding sequence GTGGCGCAGGTGCCGCAGACATTCTTCGATGCTCTCGCGGTGCGCACCTGGTGCGGGCACGCGCTCCGCGCGCTGGGGCGGGCCCGCGCGGAGATCGACGCGATCAACGTCTACCCGGTGGCGGACGGGGACACCGGCACCAACCTGTATCTGACGCTGGAATCGGGCGCGGTCGCGGTCGAGGCGGTGTTCTCCGGGTACGAGGCGTTCGACGGATCCAGGGCGTTCGACGGATCCGAGGCGGGCACGGACGAGACGGCCCGGCCCTCGCTGGCCGAGGCCGTGCGCGCGATGGCGCACGGGTCCCTCATCGGGGCGCGCGGCAACTCCGGCACGATCCTCGCGCAACTGCTGCGCGGCATGGCACAGGTCCTCGCCGCCGACAGCGAGACCTCAGGTGACGTGACTCACGCCGACGGGCCGGGGCTCCGGCTCGCCCTGCGGCACGCGGCCGACTCCGCTCGCCAGGCCGTCGCCCACCCCGTCGAAGGAACGGTTCTGTCGGTCGCCTCGGCCGCCGCCGACGCCGTCGAGGGGGCCGAGGGTGACTGCGGGGCGGTCGCACGGGCCGCCTACGAGGGGGCGTGTGCCGCGCTGGCGGCGACCCCGGGGCAGCTGGCCGTCCTGGAGCGGGCCGGGGTGGTCGACGCCGGCGGGCGCGGGCTGGTGGTGGTGCTGGCGGCGCTGGTGGAGACGTTCACCGGCCAGGCACCGGGACCGGTCCAGGAGACGTACGCGCGCGTGGAGCCGCTTTCCGGGAGCGCGGCGGCGGCCGAGGGCTGCGGTGACGACGGTGCCCAGGCGGGCGGCCCGGCGTTCGAGGTGATCTACCTGCTGGAGGCCGACGACGACGCCGTGGCCCGGCTGCGCCGGCGGCTCGACGCCCTCGGCGACTCCCTCGTCGTGGTCGGCGGCGACGGGCTGTGGAACGTCCATGTGCACGTCGACGACGCGGGCGCCGCCGTGGAGGCCGGCGTCGAGGCCGGGCGGCCGTACCGGATCCGGATCACCCACTTCGGGCTCGGCGACGTGCACACCCAGGGCGGCGAGCGGCCGGTCCGGGAGCGGGCGCAGCGGGCCGTGGTCGCGGTCGTCCCGGGCGAGGGACTGGCCGGGCTGTACGCCGAGGCCGACGCGACCACGGTGCTCGCGCGCCCCGGGGAGCCGCCCGTGAGCGGCGAGCTGGTCGCGGCGGTACGACGGGCCCACGCGCGCGAGGTCGTTCTGCTCCCCAATGACGCCGATCTGCGCGACACCGCCGCCGCGGCCGCCGAGCAGGCCCGCGCGGAGGGCATCCGCGTCGCCCTGATCCCCACGCGCTCCGCGGTCCAGGGCATCGCCGCGCTCGCCGTGCACGAGCCGGAGCGCCGCTTCGACGAGGACGTCGTGGCGATGACCTCGGCGGCCGGCGCGACCCGCTACGCCGAGGTCACCGTGGCGGAACGCGAGTCCTGGACCATGGCCGGCATCTGCCAGGCCGGGGACGTGCTCGGCCTCATCGAGGGCGATGTCGCGGTCATCGGCTCGGACGTCACCGCCATCGCCGAGACCGTCCTGGACCGGATGCTCCAGGCCGGCGGCGAGCTGGTCACCATCGTCCTCGGGGATGAGACGCCGGACTCCGTCGCCGACCGCCTGGAGGCGCGCGTGCGCGAGTCCTACCTGGCCGTCGACACCGTGGTCTATCGGGGCGGACGGCAGGGGGCGCTGCTGCTCATCGGCGTCGAGTGA